A stretch of the Microcoleus sp. FACHB-672 genome encodes the following:
- a CDS encoding Uma2 family endonuclease, which yields MTVTIPIGAIELTAGSMMTIHNLSWQEFEEILTELGEQRNTRIAYYRGTLEIMSPLALQERPHRIIADIVKAILDAQGQDWEDFGSTTLKQPDIAGVEPDTCFYIQNAGRVRGCTNMNLEVYPPPDLAIESDVTSKTTLNAYQALRVPEVWIYRNRKLTIYILQNEDYTESTVSLIFSDLPITEMIPQLVQKAIEEGTSRMLRALKIQLGK from the coding sequence ATGACTGTTACCATCCCCATTGGTGCCATTGAACTCACTGCCGGCAGCATGATGACCATTCATAACCTGTCCTGGCAGGAGTTTGAGGAGATTCTTACCGAACTGGGAGAACAGCGCAACACACGCATTGCATACTATCGAGGAACGCTGGAAATCATGTCTCCTTTGGCATTGCAGGAACGTCCCCATCGCATTATTGCCGATATTGTCAAAGCTATTTTGGATGCCCAAGGACAGGACTGGGAAGATTTTGGCTCAACGACTTTGAAGCAACCAGACATTGCCGGTGTTGAACCTGATACCTGCTTTTATATCCAGAATGCCGGTCGTGTTCGAGGTTGTACCAATATGAATTTGGAGGTTTACCCACCTCCCGATCTTGCGATTGAATCTGATGTGACTTCAAAGACGACCTTGAATGCTTATCAAGCCTTGCGTGTTCCGGAAGTGTGGATCTATCGAAATCGCAAACTGACGATTTATATTCTCCAAAACGAAGACTATACTGAATCAACTGTTAGTCTTATTTTTTCCGATCTGCCTATTACTGAAATGATTCCCCAACTGGTGCAAAAAGCGATTGAAGAAGGAACCAGTCGGATGTTGCGCGCACTGAAAATACAATTGGGTAAATAA
- a CDS encoding nucleotidyltransferase family protein has translation MDNTPRLQKILVDSPVGVVLPAISLLNLPNWWLAGGAVRNTVWKSVFGNECQLIINDFDIAFFDGLGDRDQELAAKDILTAQFPEYKFDVKNQASFARWRAGSRLYNSTEDGVSDWLHTATAVGVRLDEQGEWQFFTPYGLDDIFNGIIRPTPAHLHNLNAESKAASFLQKCPCLLVV, from the coding sequence ATGGATAATACCCCTCGCCTCCAGAAGATTTTGGTAGATTCGCCCGTGGGTGTTGTACTGCCGGCAATCTCTCTGCTGAATTTGCCTAATTGGTGGTTAGCCGGTGGTGCGGTACGAAATACGGTTTGGAAATCAGTGTTCGGTAATGAATGTCAGTTAATTATTAACGATTTTGATATTGCCTTTTTTGATGGGCTGGGAGATCGTGATCAAGAACTCGCTGCGAAAGATATCCTGACAGCGCAGTTTCCTGAGTACAAATTTGATGTTAAAAATCAAGCGAGTTTTGCGCGTTGGCGTGCCGGCAGCCGGTTGTACAATAGCACTGAAGATGGGGTGAGTGATTGGTTGCACACAGCGACGGCTGTAGGGGTACGGTTAGATGAGCAAGGAGAATGGCAGTTCTTTACTCCTTACGGTCTAGATGATATATTTAATGGCATTATCCGACCGACTCCAGCACATTTACACAACCTAAATGCGGAGAGTAAAGCAGCTTCGTTTTTACAAAAATGTCCTTGCCTGCTTGTAGTATAG